From a region of the Lujinxingia vulgaris genome:
- a CDS encoding FHA domain-containing protein has translation MAKLVYTDASGREMSVELGPQAPVVSIGRATDCTIRSNRKSVSRHHAEFHYSNGRYEIVDLNSSNGTYLMINDERKPITSSEFLQDQDEVWCGDFILRFYQDASQQPAASAPQLNGNYGAGGGGLEVEQGYGANRVTQDFGQEEMGGFGQGGFGPGQNQNPNPNPNPNQGGAPSGFGQNPYDSGMGAGQPQGGGQNGFGQNPYDSGMGAGQGGFGQNGFDQGGFDQGNDDDGGGVSFGVSAGGGQYAGLNEPSAGYDDVLEIDPRELASEVSEVDPYAGGGAGGVDVARLQEEKRAIEELAARQADELEGLRRQLEEAQIAAQQGGGGDGEAERLSTELREALEEKERLSAELRETREASQEAIIERERGEDLDRRLQEATARIDELRARAETAESQLEARGGDVDLLERELERAQEELRAARGGGQAREELEAARKEAARQERLLGEFERRNRDLQAEQVELNAEIEALRAAAVDAGGRLEAAQAELASLGEELEGLRAERDTLQGRAEAAEGALEEARAARASLESLERDLRGEIEGLKQRLKLERERARGSEAAGPAFDAGALRAKMESLDRIVDAIERTDLQPLSTVDRVRLQSAIRDTAPRRTLKEMMDALSEG, from the coding sequence GTGGCGAAGCTTGTGTACACGGACGCGTCTGGCAGAGAGATGAGCGTGGAGCTGGGGCCTCAGGCCCCGGTGGTCTCGATCGGGCGAGCGACAGATTGCACGATTCGCTCCAATCGAAAGAGCGTCTCGAGGCATCACGCGGAGTTCCATTATTCGAATGGACGCTACGAGATCGTCGATCTCAACAGCTCCAACGGCACCTACCTGATGATCAACGACGAGCGTAAGCCGATTACGTCGTCGGAGTTTTTGCAGGATCAGGATGAGGTGTGGTGCGGGGACTTCATCCTGCGTTTTTATCAGGATGCCAGCCAGCAGCCGGCGGCGTCTGCGCCGCAACTCAACGGCAATTATGGCGCCGGGGGCGGTGGTCTGGAGGTGGAGCAGGGCTACGGGGCCAACCGCGTCACCCAGGACTTTGGTCAGGAGGAGATGGGGGGCTTTGGCCAGGGTGGGTTTGGCCCGGGCCAGAATCAAAACCCGAACCCGAACCCGAATCCGAACCAGGGCGGCGCGCCGAGCGGCTTTGGCCAGAACCCTTACGATTCGGGCATGGGTGCGGGGCAGCCTCAGGGCGGCGGTCAGAACGGCTTTGGCCAGAACCCCTACGACTCGGGCATGGGTGCGGGCCAGGGTGGGTTTGGTCAGAACGGCTTTGACCAGGGTGGCTTCGATCAAGGAAACGACGATGATGGGGGCGGCGTCAGCTTTGGCGTGAGCGCCGGGGGCGGGCAGTACGCCGGGCTCAATGAGCCTTCGGCGGGCTATGATGATGTGCTGGAGATCGATCCGCGGGAGCTGGCCAGTGAGGTCAGTGAGGTGGATCCTTACGCTGGCGGTGGCGCAGGCGGCGTCGATGTGGCGCGCCTTCAGGAAGAGAAGCGGGCCATTGAGGAGCTTGCGGCGCGCCAGGCCGATGAGCTTGAGGGGCTTCGCCGCCAGCTCGAAGAAGCGCAGATCGCTGCGCAGCAGGGCGGCGGTGGTGATGGCGAGGCCGAGCGCTTGAGCACCGAGCTCCGAGAGGCCCTTGAGGAGAAAGAGCGCTTGAGCGCCGAGCTCCGAGAGACCCGCGAGGCCTCCCAGGAGGCGATCATCGAGCGGGAGCGGGGCGAAGATCTCGATCGCCGCCTGCAGGAGGCCACCGCGCGCATCGACGAGCTGCGCGCGCGGGCCGAGACGGCCGAGTCGCAGCTGGAGGCGCGCGGTGGCGATGTCGATCTTCTGGAGCGGGAGCTTGAGCGCGCCCAGGAAGAGCTGCGTGCGGCCCGCGGCGGCGGTCAGGCCCGCGAGGAGCTGGAGGCCGCCCGCAAGGAGGCCGCTCGCCAGGAGCGTCTGCTCGGGGAGTTCGAGCGGCGCAACCGCGACCTGCAGGCCGAGCAGGTGGAGCTCAACGCCGAGATCGAGGCGCTGCGTGCGGCGGCAGTCGACGCCGGCGGTCGGCTGGAGGCGGCGCAGGCCGAGCTTGCCAGCCTTGGCGAGGAGCTCGAGGGGCTGCGCGCCGAGCGCGACACGCTCCAGGGGCGCGCAGAAGCTGCCGAGGGCGCCCTGGAAGAAGCGCGCGCAGCGCGCGCTTCACTCGAATCTCTGGAGCGCGATCTGCGCGGGGAGATCGAGGGCTTGAAGCAGCGCCTCAAACTTGAGCGGGAGCGCGCGCGCGGCAGTGAGGCCGCCGGGCCGGCCTTTGATGCCGGTGCGTTGCGCGCGAAGATGGAGAGCCTCGACCGCATCGTCGACGCGATTGAGCGCACCGATCTGCAACCCCTCTCGACGGTGGACCGTGTGCGCTTACAGTCAGCCATCCGCGATACCGCGCCGCGCCGCACGCTCAAAGAGATGATGGACGCGCTCAGCGAAGGCTAA
- a CDS encoding M48 family metallopeptidase — MTAYDFDFLKYINRQNQGRSGRDEKTGFGEYAFAGDLRVLRRLDRLRPVRIVVEATVRFWKAVQKNALLGSSVKVNRRQFPELHNLVVECAETLDIAVPTVYVAQNLASLNAGTYGTDDEAFIVLNSALVDRLSAEELKFVIGHECGHIQNNHVVYHTAANFLSQGVITFVKWAAVPARLALNGWSRRGEITCDRAGLICCRDEQVALKVMMKLALGSEKLFEQIDLDEYLSQVDGIKEGVGRFQEYLASHPYLPKRVQALQLFAKSAYFRELIGERGGEALDEVDRDVEKVIQVM; from the coding sequence ATGACTGCTTACGACTTCGACTTTCTCAAATACATCAACCGACAGAATCAGGGGCGAAGCGGTCGCGATGAGAAGACCGGCTTTGGCGAGTACGCCTTCGCCGGCGATCTGCGCGTGTTGCGCCGCCTCGATCGCCTGCGCCCGGTGCGCATCGTGGTCGAGGCCACGGTGCGATTCTGGAAGGCGGTGCAGAAAAACGCGCTCCTGGGGAGCAGCGTCAAGGTCAACCGCCGGCAGTTCCCGGAGCTGCATAACCTGGTGGTGGAGTGCGCCGAGACGCTTGATATCGCCGTGCCCACCGTCTACGTGGCGCAGAACCTGGCGAGCCTCAACGCGGGCACCTACGGCACCGATGATGAGGCCTTTATCGTGCTCAACTCCGCGCTGGTCGATCGCTTGAGCGCCGAGGAACTCAAGTTTGTGATCGGCCATGAGTGCGGCCACATCCAGAACAACCACGTGGTCTACCACACCGCGGCGAACTTCCTCTCCCAGGGTGTCATCACCTTTGTGAAGTGGGCGGCGGTGCCCGCGCGTCTGGCGCTCAACGGCTGGAGTCGGCGCGGGGAGATCACCTGCGATCGGGCCGGGCTTATCTGCTGCCGCGACGAGCAGGTCGCGCTCAAAGTGATGATGAAGCTCGCGCTGGGCAGTGAGAAACTTTTTGAACAGATCGATCTCGACGAATACTTAAGTCAGGTCGATGGCATCAAAGAAGGCGTGGGGCGTTTTCAAGAATACCTGGCCTCGCACCCCTACCTTCCCAAGCGGGTGCAGGCGCTGCAGCTTTTCGCAAAAAGCGCGTATTTCCGCGAGCTTATTGGCGAGCGTGGTGGCGAGGCGCTCGATGAGGTTGACAGAGACGTCGAGAAAGTCATACAAGTGATGTGA